In the genome of Pseudomonas sp. B33.4, the window CGCAGGCCACGGACTTTGCCCTCAGAGCGCTCGGCAAAGCGTTGCAGCTGGCTGATGGAGTTGAAGATGATTTTGTCGCAATTGTCGAGCATCTCCTCGATCTCATCGTCAGCCCAGGCCACGCTGTAGGCGTGGGTTTCGCCTTCGAACTTCTGGCGGCCGAGCTTGAGTTCGTACAGCGACGACGATGTGGTGCCGTCCATGTATTGCTGCATCAAGTCGAACACCGACCAGGTAGCGAAGCACTTGAGCGCCAGTAGGGCCTTGGCCCCGGATTGTTGGCGCACATAGGCAATCTTCTGCATGTTGGTCAGCAGTTTCTGTTTGTCGATGAGGTAGTACGGTGTCTTGATCATTTCGAGGCCTCCGGCAAGGCCAGCCAAAAAAGGATGCGCATTGTGCCCCGACTGACTACATATCGAAAGAGCAGAGCGTGAGGCTCACTGAGCGGATACCCAATAGAGTTGAACGCTCGGGACGTTGGGCCGGTATGCAACGTCTGCTTCAAGCAATCAGCAATCCCGAGAACCCCGGTAACTGCTCAGTCATAAATCGACGTCAGTATGGCAGTACCATCCAGTACCCGAGGTCTTCACCATGCCCTCAGCTCAAGATCAGTTGATACACCGCATTCAGCGCGAGCTGCTCGACCACAGTGACGAGGAGCTGGAATTGGAGTTGTCCGAAGACGGGCATGACCTGAACGCGCTGTTCGATGACCACGTTCCGAATGGTATTGAGAAGGACGACCGACGGCTTTATTTCAGCGAGTTGTTTCGCCTACAGGGTGAACTGGTGAAGTTGCAAAGCTGGGTGGTCAAGACCGGACACAAGGTAGTGATCTTGTTTGAAGGGCGCGATGCCGCTGGCAAGGGAGGGGTAATCAAGCGCATAACCCAGCGGCTCAACCCTCGGGTATGCCGTGTCGCTGCCTTGCCCGCGCCCAACGACCGCGAGCGAACTCAATGGTACTTCCAGCGATATGTCTCGCACCTACCGGCAGCAGGTGAGATCGTGCTATTTGACCGCAGTTGGTACAACCGCGCCGGTGTTGAAAAGGTTATGGGATTTTGCAACGACTATCAGTACGAAGAATTTTTCCGGACCGTGCCAGAGTTTGAACGGATGCTCGCCCGTTCCGGCATTCAGTTGATCAAGTACTGGTTTTCCATTTCCGACCAAGAACAACACCTGCGCTTCCTTAGTCGCATTCACGACCCGCTCAAACAGTGGAAACTCAGCCCGATGGACCTGGAGTCACGTCGGCGCTGGGAGGCCTATACCAAGGCCAAGGAAATCATGCTCGAACGCACCCACATTGCCGAAGCACCCTGGTGGGTGGTGCAAGCCGACGACAAGAAAAAAGCCCGACTTAACTGCATCAATCATCTACTCGGCCAAATGCCTTACGAAGAAGTCGAGTTACCGCTGATTGAACTGCCGCAGCGCGTGCGCGAGGAGGACTACTCTCGCAGTCCTACGCCACCGGAACTCATGGTGCCTCAAGTCTATTAAACGGCCGAACCAGGCGGCCCGACGACTTGTATCGTTTCAGACTCGATCCGGCCTGGCTGCGCAACACTCAATTCATTCAACAATCCGGACAGCCTGGGAATCCAACTGACGGTTATGTCATGAAGCAAGTGCCCGACTGCCGGGTATCTAAATAACCTCATCCAGTACCTGCTCCAGCAGGCTGACCGTGCGCTCGACATTCTGTAGCTTCTCCAGCCCGAACAGGCCGAGGCGAAAGGTCTGGAAGTCGGCCGGCTCATCGCATTGCAGCGGTACTCCGGCAGCGATCTGCAGGCCGTGTTGGGCAAATTTCTTGCCGCTTTTAATGTCGGCATCATCGGTGTAGCTCACGACGACGCCGGGCGCCTGAAAGCCTTCTGCGGCGACACTTTTGATGCCTTTGCCGGTCAACAGCGCACGCACCCGATCGCCCAGCGCCTGTTGCTCGTCGTGAACCTTGTCGAACCCGTACGCTTGCGTCTCTGTCATCACGTCATTGAAGCGGGCGAGGGAATCGCTGGGCATGGTCGCGTGATAGGCATGTCCGCCCTGTTCGTAGGCCTGCATGATCTGCAGCCACTTTTTCAGGTCGCAGGCGAAGCTGCTGCTTTGCGTCTGTTCGATACGCTCGAGCGCCAAAGCACTGAACATCACCAGGGCGCAGCAAGGGGAGGCGCTCCAGCCTTTCTGCGGTGCGCTGATCAGCAGGTCGACGGCGCATTTGTGCATGTCCACCCAAATCGCGCCGGAGGCGATGCAGTCCAGCACGAACAGACCACCCACCGCGTGCACGGCGTCGCCGACGGCCCGCAGGTAGTCGTCGGGCAGGAGGATTCCGGATGAAGTTTCAACGTGGGGGGCGAAGACCACCTGGGGTTTCTGCGCCGCGATGGCGGCCAGCACTTCATCCAGAGGCGGCGGGGCGTAGGCTGCCTGGCGACCCGTGTCAACCGGCCGGGCTTTGAGCACCGTGGTAGCCGCCGGGATGTTGCCCATCTCAAGGATCTGGCTCCAGCGATAACTGAACCAGCCGTTGCGTATCACCAGGCATTGCTGGCCGGTGGCGAACTGCCGCGCCACCGCTTCCATGCCGAATGTACCGCTGCCCGGAACCACCGCCACCGCTTCGGCGTTGTAGACCTGTTTCAGGGTGTTGGAAATGTTCTTCATCACGCCTTGAAAGGACTGCGACATGTGGTTCAGCGAGCGGTCGGTGTAGACCACTGAGTACTCGACCAATCCCTCGGGATCGATGCTCGGATAGAGCTTTGACATGGTGACTCCTTTGGCAGAGGGGTAAACATCTTTGGCAAGCAAGTGTAGGCAAAGGGCAGGGATCAGCTCATTGATTTGCGCAAATGAGGTTAGAGTGCTCAGCAATGTCTCTATCGTTGCGTGAACCATGAAGCTGCCGCTGTTTATTTCTCTGGACGGGCCCAAGGGCACCGGCAAAACCACACTGCTGGAGGCCGTCACCGCCGCACTGCGGGCAAACAACCAGAAAGTCATTCGGCTGTGCGAGAGAAAAAGCGATCCGTACCGCGGCGAAACCATGGCCCTCGTCAATCAGCTCGCTAGACATCCCTCGCGGGAGTTGGAGTGGGCGGTGTGTCAGCGCCTTGCCGATAGCCGTCGCTGGATTTCCCAAGAAGTGCTGCCCAAACAGCCGTTGGACAGCATCATCCTGATCGACCGCTGGTATCCGTCAGATGCCGCATTTCGCCATAGCGTGCCGTTTGCCGAGATTCTGCAGTTGAACATGCAGCGAGGCGTACGCGTGCCGGATCTGCATGTCGGCGTTGTCACCGCACCGGATATTTCATGGGCGAGGGCAACGGCACGATCGCGAGGCCTGGGCGGCACGGTGATCCAGAAACACGCCGAGCACGTCACCTGTAGCGAGATGTTCGAGCAGGCGGTTGCCGATCATGGCTGGGTGTTGTGCCGTAACGAAGGAACCATCGAAGCCGCAACGACTCAGGTAGTTGCAGAGATCTATAAAGTGCTTGGCTGATTGTCGCTGCGCAGGCGCTGGTTGAATTTGAATTTCAGGTTTCTCTGATCTGAGCTAACTGTACTGACGGATCACACGCCACCCATGCTCACAAACCTCTGGTATGTCGTTCTCCCATCGTCGCAGTTGACTGATGGACTGATGCCGGTTCAATTGCTCGGACAACCTTTTGTGGCGTTCCGCGATGACGCGGGTGTCGCTCATGTGCTTTCAGATATTTGCGTGCATCGCGGCGGCTCGCTTTCCGCTGGCAGCAAGGTCGGCAACAGCGTGCAGTGTCCCTATCACGGCTGGCGGTTTGGCGCTGATGGTGTGTGCACGCAGATACCGGCGCAGCCCGACCTGCGGATTCCCGCCAAGGCGCGAGTTGATGCGTACCCGACGCTGGAGCGCTATGGTTGGATCTGGGCGTTTTTAGGTGATCTGCCGGAGTCTGAGCGCCCACCGTTGCCCACGCTCGACTGGATCGACGATCCCGCCATCCGCGTGGTCTCGGGCCACTTTGACTGGCAGGCCAGTTGGGACCGGATTATCGAAAACGGTCTGGACTTCGCCCACGCACCGTTTGTCCATGGTTCAACCTTCGGCGATCCCGATCATCCCGAGATTGAATCATTCGAGGTCGACAGCGATGCATGGAGCGGCAGCGCCCAAATGCTTATGCGCAGGCCGGCGCGCAAAGGGCTGCTGCGGCGCAAATCCTCCACCGAGTTTGTCAGCGTCGCCACTGTTCCGGGGTTTCACCTCTCGGGTCCGTGCACCACGCTTGAGCTTGAGTTGCCGAATGGCTGGCGAATCTACATCGTCTCGGCGCATGTGCCGATTGACGCCAACCGCACGCGTACCTGGTGGATGATGGGCAGAACGTTCCTGCGCTCGCGACTGCTCGATCGCAGATTCATTGCGAGCAATATCCGAATCTTCAAACAAGATCACGCCGTACTGAAAAATGTGCGGCCCGAACGTGTGCCGGACTCTTTCCAGCAGGAGGTTTCGTTGAAATCCGACGCGCTGCAGATTGCCTTTCGCAAAGACGTGCAGGCACTGGAGTTGCGCGGCTGGCGTATCGATGAAGAGCGGCTGGCGCGAACGTTCACCGGACGCAAGGCCTGTGCAATACCCAGCCCGGAGCGTCGTCAGATTCGCGCTTGGGCGATCGAGCCGATTCCGCTCGTGGATATCACCCACGAATCTGAATAGCGGTGCGAGCCAGCCTGCGCTTGGCACAGACTGGCGAAAGCCTTAGCGCGTCTCACATTGCGGCGAAGGCTCACCGCTCAATGCATCGACCATCGGCGGATGCTCCTGCACCGCTTGACGCAAATCTTCGGTCACCCGCAGCTCCGCACCTGTCGGCGAGAAGGTGGCTGCCGCTGCAAACGGCGCAGGATTGGCCGGAACCGGGCGTTTGCCACGGCGCCACAGGAAGAAGGTGACCATGCACAGATTGACCAGCGCGAACACCCAGAACAAACCATTGGCGCCGAACGAATTCATCACCGGCGAGATCATCATCGGACTGATCGCCGAGCCCAATGAGTTGATCAGCAGCAAGCCCTGAATCATCGGCACCAACGCTTCGGCCGGCGCACGGTCAGCAGCATGGCTGACGGCAACCGGGTACAGCGCGAACACGCCGCCGCCGAGCAGAAACAACATCGCCGCGAGCATCGTCGTGGACAACGGCACCAGCACGATCACCAGTGATAGCAAGGTGCACGCCACTGTCAGGATCGTCAGCACCTGCAAGCGATCCTTGCGGTCGGACCAACGTCCGACCGGATATTGCAGGAGCATGGCGCCGAGAATCGTCCAGGCCATCATGCTGCCAACTTCCCCGACATTCAGACCGCTGCGCTGCAGATACAACGGCAGCAAGGTGTAAATCGCCGCGATGGTCACACCCGAGCCGAAACAGCCGACCAGCCCGGTCGGCGTCACACCCAGCAGTTGGCGTGGTTTGAGCGGCTCGACCTGATCGAGCAGCGGCGACACGCGCGGCAGGATCACGATCGGCAGCACCGAGAACGAAGCGAGCATGCCGGCGACCATGAACGGTGCGCTGTCGCTGAGCCCGGTGATTTTGCCCAGCGTTGCTTGGCCCAGCACACCGGCGCCATACAAGACGATCATGTACAACGCGAGCAAGCGCCCGCGAATCTTCGCGTCGCCCGCCAGCAGCAGCCAGCTTTCGATCACCAGAAACACACCGACCGTGGCCCAGCCATTGATCAGACGCAGGGCGAACCAGCCCCAGGTGTCATAAAACAAGCCCTGGAGCAGGATGGTCACGGCGATCAGCGAGGCAAAACTGCCGTAGGCGCGGATATGACCGATGCGCAGAATCAAACGGTCATTGAACACGGCACCCAGGGTCAGACCGATGAAGTAGGCCGATGACACGACACCGATCATCGTCGCCGAGGCTCCGGCGGCGTCGAGTCGAAGGGTGGTCAGCGAAGACAGAAAGCCGTTGCCCAGCGCAACAATGAACAGCCCGAGCAGGGGCGCCAGCGCCATGGCCAGCAAACGCGGAGACATAAAAACCTCTAGAGATCGAACAGCGCAACGTGCGCCTCTGCGCATGCGATTGCCAAGCCGGGGTGTGTGGTGCGGGCAGACACCGAGGGGGCTGCAAGAGAGCGCGGGATTCTAAGGCTTGTGCAGGATTTGCCAATAGCTGTTTGCTGCGACGTTAGGACGCAGGTGTTGCCATTTATGCTTGTCCTGAGCGTACGGAGAAAAAACAGCTTTTTGCCATCACCTAAGTGCTAAATTGCCTCGTGTACGGTCAGTGTTGTGCAATCACGCAAGTTTCTGGAGATCAACAGCATGGAAGCCACCCCGATAGGCCGAACAGCCGCAACACGTTACCTCGCAGCATTTGGTCTATCGCTGCTGTTCAACCCTTCAACCCCGGCCTTCGCCTTCAACCCCGAGCTGCATTCGGCCTATGCACTGAGAGCAGCGCAGGCGTATCAACGCTGCCCGGGGGTGAAGTTGCCCGAGCAGTTGGCCGAGGCTTTGGCGGCAGGCACTGACGCTGAGGATTCAAACCTGCTGACGCTCCCTCAGCGCGCTACCAATTGGCACTTCTATAACCGCAACAAAAAACTTGAGCCATTCTGGTTCGCCAACCGTAGCCTGGACGTGATTTTTTCCAAACGTATTGAAAAGCTGAACGCGCTGCTGGCGGAACCTGATGCCGATCCTGTTGCGGTATACGAGCAAGCGGGAAGGGTCTTGCATTACATACAGGACATGAGCGTCCCCGGCCATGTCGTGCCGGCTTACCACGCCAAGTTGCCGGGCAATGATCCCGATCCGTTTGATGAGTTCGAAAGCATTGAAGCGCTGCCAGTGTTCGGTTTGTCTGAAGCGCAGTGTCAGGCGCTTCGTGATGAGGCAGGTAAAGCCGATGCCACTCCTCAGCACTTTTTGGATGACGCCGCGACAGCCACCTTGCAGGCGATAGAGCAGATAGACGCAGCCGGCAAACCTGTCGTCGACGGTGCATGGAAAGCGTATTGGGTGTATCCCGCCCGAGATACTGATGAGGCTCGCAAAGGCTGGGGCCAATACGCTAGCTGCGAATTTACAAAGGGCGATGTCAAGGCTGAGTGCAAGCGTGAAGAGGAGCTTGTGGCGATGTTTGAGCAGCAATCTCGACAGGCTCAGACAAATTCGGTGTTGATGCTTTTTTATGTACAAAAGAAGCTGGCCGAAGCAGGCCAAAAAGACGCCAGTGCAATGGCTAATCAATAGCCCCATGAGAATGCCGGCGTAGCGCATCTGCCGGCATCGCGCTGGAAGGCCCGCAACAAGCCTTCCTTTTTTCTGTTGCTTTCAGGTAATCCGCTTTTCGTCAGACATTTTGAACCTAACTCGATAGCGGTTGCTCAACCGGGAAATGTTCGGGGTGAGCGAAATGAACGCGTTCAAGAATCAACTGACATTCGCACAAGAAACCAAATTACTCGCTTTGGCGACTTGGCAACGCGCACTGGAAAACCTTGAATTGCGCATGGACTGCCCAGACGCCTATCACGACGAACTGCTGCGCCAGTCGGATGAAATGGATCGCTTGGGCATACTCAGCTGGGACGAGTGGCGCGACCTGCGCAGAGAAGCAGACGTTGCGTACCTGCGCGCAGTCGCTGGAGACGATTACCATTGAGGTCATGTACGGTCGTTATGCGCAGCCGCTGAAAATATCGATTCACGAAAACAGGAGATTTCCATGCCCGAGCCGTTGACCTCATCAGCCGCACCACCTCGCTCCTGGTTCGCTCGATTCTCAGAGTCTGGATGGGGCGGGCGCGTCTTCTGGTCAATTTTGATCAGCGTGACAGTCTTCCTGTTGATCAGCGGGTATGGTGCCTTCGTCGGGGCCAATAAACACAATCTGCACTTCGCCTTTATCGGTGGCATGACCGGCTTCGCTGCCACGGCAATGGGCGCTGTGGTAGCGATCGCGTTGCGAGACATCGCTGCCCGAACCCAAGACATCATGCTCGGCTTCGCCGCCGGGATGATGCTGGCGGCCAGTTCGTTTTCGCTGATTCTGCCTGGCATAGAAGCGGCTCAGGCGCTTTGCGGTAACCCGTTGCTCGCAGCTTGCGTCGTCGTTGCAGGATTGGGATTGGGCGTTGCGCTGATGGTCGGTCTTGATCGTTTCGTGCCTCACGAACACGAGAAAAGCGGACGCCGGGGGCCAGATGCGCAGCGCATCAATCGTGTCTGGTTGTTCGTGCTGGCAATCACACTGCATAACCTGCCGGAGGGCATGGCGATTGGCGTGAGCTTCGCCAACGGCGATATGAAAGTGGGACTGCCGCTGACCACTGCCATCGCCATTCAGGACATTCCCGAAGGCCTGGCAGTCGCCCTGGCATTACGCGTAACCGGCATCTCCGCACTGCGCGCAGCGCTGATTGCGGTGGGTTCGGGGTTGATGGAACCGATTGGCGCCGTTGTCGGACTGGGTATTTCCAGCAGCTTTGCGTTGGGATATCCCATTGCGCTTGGTCTGGCAGCGGGGGCGATGATTTTTGTTGTGTCCCATGAGGTCATTCCCGAGACCCATCGCAACGGGCATGAGACCCCGGCCACCTTGGGACTGATGCTTGGCTTTGGGGTGATGATGTTTCTCGATACGGCTTTGGGTTAATCACGAACCTGGCCACCGGAGAGAAACCGTCACGCACTGGCTTTAACCTCAGCCTTGACCACTGATTTACGATAAGTCAGCAAAACGATGCCCATGACCACGATCACCCCGCCGAAAATCTGTCCGTTGCTGAGCATCTGGTCCAGCACAATCCAGCCCATCAGCAGCGTTGCCAATGGCTCGATGTTCATGACCGGCGCATTGCGCGGCATGTCGAGTCGAGGCACCGAAATGAACAGAACGATAAAACCTGTGCCGTACAGCACCACCAGGGTGGCGAGGGCCAGCCACCCGGTCGAGGTGGCGGGCAGGTTCAATCCGCCAGGAAGGGCGCCCGTCAGCCCTGCCAGGTTGACGCTGCTGAACACGATGAAAATGGTCAGCAGACTGCGCACCGAGCCGCGTACCTGAGACAGCTTGTGGTCAGTGATCCACAGCGCACAGGCGAACACGCTGGCGGCGCAGAACGCGAGCGCGACGCCCGTCAGCCATTGCGCACTGACGTCTGTCGTGGTCGAGAGCCGCCCGGGGACGTCCAGCACAAACACCAGGCCCAATAGAATCAAGCCCATTAACGTCGCAGTGCGTGCGCTCGGTCGCTGGCCACCCAGCGCCCAGGTGAGCAATGCCAGCAGAATAGGGAATACGTTCGCCACCAGCAGGGCCAACGCCACCGGCACCCGTGCGACAGCGGAATACAGACACAGACTCTGCGCAGTGATCAGCAACCCCAGCAACAGCTGCCAGCGCCAGGCTCCCGCCGGCAAGCGCAGGTTTTGTCTTTGCCACAGCACCAGAATGGCGAGCACCAGCAAGGTCCCGCCGGAACGCATCAAAATCGCCAGCAGCACACCCGCGCCATCATCAAAGGCGACTCGCGCCGCCACATGATTGCCGGCAAACGCACAGCCCATGCACAGCAGAATGATCACAGCCAGATAACGAGGGTAGGGCGGCGGAACGGTTTGCGTAGCGGTAGGGCGAGGCATGGCAGATCTCAGGATTGTTAGCCGTTCGAACGACTTGGTTTTTATTAGGTTGTCGTACAACTAGGCGGTTTTACCGCATTCGGCGACGTGGGGCAATAGATCTGAAAACGCAAAGCTAGGCATATATTTGACGTTACGGGGGATTTCCCTCGCCTCTAATTAAGCGCAGAGATCGTATGACCTAATAGAAAAGGGGCACGTCCGCCCCTCTCACATAACTACATTTGTTCAGGCATGAAATGGATAGTCGATGTAACCACGCTGATCCCCGCCAAAAAAGCTGCCTGAGTCTGGCACGTTGAGTGTCAGGCCATCGTGCAGCCGGCGCGGCAAGTCGGGGTTGGCCAGGAACGGGCGGCCGAACGCGATAATGTCGGCACGATCGGCAACCAGCGCCTGTTCGGCAGATTGCGCATCGTAGCCGCCGGCCAGGATCAGCACGCCGTTCCACGTTTTGCGCAACTGGGCAATGATCGCGTCCCAGCGCGGGTCGAAGTTCTCATCTTTGACTGTGCCGACCATCGCCGGCTCGACCAAGTGCAGGTAGGCCAGATTCCACTGGTTGAGCGCTTCGACGAGGCGGCCGAAGGTTGCTTCCGGAGTGTCATCGCCCATGCCCATGAAACGCCCCATCGGCGTCAGGCGGACGCCGACCCGTTCGGCGCCAACCTCTTCAGTGACGGCCGCGACCACTTCCAGCAGAAACCGCGCGCGATTCTCCACGCTGCCGCCATAGGCATCGTCACGCTGATTGCTGTTGCTGTTAAGAAACTGGTCGAGCAGGTAACCGTTGCCAGCATGAATCTCTACACCATCCATGCCCGCTTGCAATGCGTTGCGCGCGGCCACCCGATAGTCCTCGACGATGCCGGCGATTTCCGCCGTTTCCAGCGCGCGCGGCACCGGTACATCACCCCAGACGCCGTTCCCTTTTTCGTCGACGATAAACGTCTTGCCCGGCACCGGCAGCGCGCTCGGCGCAACGGGCAGGCCGGCATCGGGTTGAAAGCTCGGATGGGACACCCGGCCGACGTGCCACAGCTGCATGAAGATCAATCCGCCGGCCTCATGCACCGCCGCGCTGACGTCACGCCACGCCTCGACTTGCTCGGGACTGTAGATCCCCGGCGTCCAGGCGTAACCCTGAGCCTGCCGGGAGATTTGCGTGGCCTCAGTGATGATTAGCGCGGCACTGGCCCGCTGGCGGTAGTACTCGGCGTTCATCGACGTCGGCACATCGCCCGGTTGGCCGGCGCGGGAGCGCGTCAACGGTGCCATCGCCACGCGATGGGCGAGGGTGTAAGGGCCGAGTGCGAGGGGTTGGAACAGACGACGATTCATGGGTAGCTCCATATTTCAATAGAAGGAATTCAAGCGCGGCAGCGGTGCTGCGAATCAGTGCCGCTAACTTAACCGCGCTCAGCGGGGCTGATAATCGGTGACCGGCGCTACGCTGTTTTGCGCACGGCGCAACGGCGCCCGTGCTCATCTGCGATGAACACGGGCGTAGCTCAGGCGGAAGGGTTTGAGCGCGTCAGCGGCAGGTTTAGCCAGCGCCGGCCGGTGGCGTTGGCGACGGCGTTGCCAAGGGCGGCGGCCATCGGCCCCTGAACGATTTCAGCGGCACCGAGAAAGGGTTCTCCCGGCTGGTCGAGCAAATGCACGTCGACTTTTTTCGGCAATTGTGTGAAACGCAGAATCGGATAACCGCTCCAGTCGTAGCTGCGAATGCCGCCCGGGTCGTAGGCAACTTTTTCGTACAGGGTCCAGCTCGCGGACTGCACGATGCCGCCCTCGACCTGATTGCGCAGACCATCGGGGCTGACGATCTGGCCAACGTCAACCGCCGTCACTACGTGATCAATGCGGATCTCGCCGGTCTGCGGATGCACCCGCAGCTTCACCGCGATGGCGCAGTAACCCATGATGTTTTTGTAGCGGGCGAAGGCGAAACCGATACCGGCGCCGGGCTCGCTGCTTTTTTGCGGCCAACCGATCTCATCACGCACACGTTCTACCACCGCTCGAGCACGCGGGTCGCTGAGATGGACCAGACGCAAGGCGACCGCGTCGAGGCCGGCCCTGATCGCCAGCTCGTCGATACTCGCCTCGATGGCGAAGATGTTGATGTGCGCACCCAGCGAACGCATGGCCGAGGTGCGAAAGGGCATCTCGGTGACGAAGGTCATGTTGATGCGCGTCGAGTTCAACTCGTACAGCGGCACGGCGTTGCGATCACCATCGCCTTCGGGTTGGGCGATCGGCACGGACGGCGCCGAGACGAAGGGCCGCGCGAGCAAGCGTGCCGGCAACAGGCGCCCGGCGTTGACGATGCGTTCGTTGTGCGGCGTGGTCCAGAGTTCGTAGGCCCAATCCTGCAGGCGGCCGTGGCTGAGGCCAGCGTCGACTTCAGTGACCATCGCCGAGCTATACGGCTCCCAAAGATTTTCCTGTTCGCGCATCCATTGCACGCGCACCGGCGTACCGGGCACGCGCAGGGCGATCAATGCCGCATCGGCGGCGGCATCATCGGCACCGTTGTGCCCGTAACACCCTGAGCCTTCGGTATGAATACAGCGCACCCGTTCAGGTGGCAGACCGAGCATTTCGGCAATGCCGGCGCGCAGCGGGTAAACGCCTTGGGTGTGGGTCCAGACCGTGAGCGTGCCGTCCCTGAACCAGGCCACTGCGCAGGACGGACCGATCGAGCCATGCATCAAATACTGCTTGGTGACCCGCGCCTGAAAACGCGTGTCGGCCGCACCACTCGGCGTGCCGCTGTGGCTGATCGGATAGCGCCGTGAGGGCAGGCGTTTGAGCAGGTCATGAATCTGCGCCGCATCAGGAATCGCCTCGCCGCTGCTCCACTGCGCGATTTCGCTGGCACGGCGCATGGCCTTGATCGCTTGCCACTCATCACCGGCGAGCACCGCCAGATAGTTGCCGTCGCGGATCACCTTGACCACCCCAGCCAGCGCCTCGATGGACGCCGCGTCGAATGCTTGCAGCGTGCAGCCGGGCCGAGGCGGGCGGATCACCCGTGCATGCAGCATGCCCGGCAGGCGCATGTCCTGGACGAATGCGGCGCCACCGCTGACCTTCGCCGGGATGTCGAGGCGCGGCAACGAATGGCCGATCAGTTTGAAGTCAGCGGCGGCCATCGCTGGTGACTGAGCCTTGGCATATTGATGCACATCGACATGCTTGACCGCGTCGGCGTAACTCATCCGTTGAGCGGCCGGGCCTTCGATCACACCGTCGCGGGTGCTCAGCAGCGCGGCATCAACCTGCCAACGTCGCGCGGCGGCCTCGACGAGCATTTCGCGCACCTGCGCGGCGGCGTTATACAACGCGGTACCGCTGTCGAAAATGCTGTGGCTGCCGGCGGTGTAGCCTTCGTTGGGTGTCAACGCGGTGTCGGCGGTGAGCAAGTTGATGGCGGTAGCCGGCACCTGCAAACGCTCGGCGGCGATTTGCAGTAGCGCAGTTTTCACCCCGGTGCCCAATTCGACCTTGCCGGTGTAGACGGTAATGCCGTCGGCGCCGATGCGGATCCAGGCGTCGAGAAACGGGTTGGTGCGCAGGCTGCCGGGGAGGTCGGGCGCGAGGACCACGGTGCCGAGCGTAT includes:
- the ppk2 gene encoding polyphosphate kinase 2, encoding MPSAQDQLIHRIQRELLDHSDEELELELSEDGHDLNALFDDHVPNGIEKDDRRLYFSELFRLQGELVKLQSWVVKTGHKVVILFEGRDAAGKGGVIKRITQRLNPRVCRVAALPAPNDRERTQWYFQRYVSHLPAAGEIVLFDRSWYNRAGVEKVMGFCNDYQYEEFFRTVPEFERMLARSGIQLIKYWFSISDQEQHLRFLSRIHDPLKQWKLSPMDLESRRRWEAYTKAKEIMLERTHIAEAPWWVVQADDKKKARLNCINHLLGQMPYEEVELPLIELPQRVREEDYSRSPTPPELMVPQVY
- a CDS encoding aminotransferase class V-fold PLP-dependent enzyme yields the protein MSKLYPSIDPEGLVEYSVVYTDRSLNHMSQSFQGVMKNISNTLKQVYNAEAVAVVPGSGTFGMEAVARQFATGQQCLVIRNGWFSYRWSQILEMGNIPAATTVLKARPVDTGRQAAYAPPPLDEVLAAIAAQKPQVVFAPHVETSSGILLPDDYLRAVGDAVHAVGGLFVLDCIASGAIWVDMHKCAVDLLISAPQKGWSASPCCALVMFSALALERIEQTQSSSFACDLKKWLQIMQAYEQGGHAYHATMPSDSLARFNDVMTETQAYGFDKVHDEQQALGDRVRALLTGKGIKSVAAEGFQAPGVVVSYTDDADIKSGKKFAQHGLQIAAGVPLQCDEPADFQTFRLGLFGLEKLQNVERTVSLLEQVLDEVI
- a CDS encoding dTMP kinase, translating into MKLPLFISLDGPKGTGKTTLLEAVTAALRANNQKVIRLCERKSDPYRGETMALVNQLARHPSRELEWAVCQRLADSRRWISQEVLPKQPLDSIILIDRWYPSDAAFRHSVPFAEILQLNMQRGVRVPDLHVGVVTAPDISWARATARSRGLGGTVIQKHAEHVTCSEMFEQAVADHGWVLCRNEGTIEAATTQVVAEIYKVLG
- a CDS encoding aromatic ring-hydroxylating dioxygenase subunit alpha, which codes for MPVQLLGQPFVAFRDDAGVAHVLSDICVHRGGSLSAGSKVGNSVQCPYHGWRFGADGVCTQIPAQPDLRIPAKARVDAYPTLERYGWIWAFLGDLPESERPPLPTLDWIDDPAIRVVSGHFDWQASWDRIIENGLDFAHAPFVHGSTFGDPDHPEIESFEVDSDAWSGSAQMLMRRPARKGLLRRKSSTEFVSVATVPGFHLSGPCTTLELELPNGWRIYIVSAHVPIDANRTRTWWMMGRTFLRSRLLDRRFIASNIRIFKQDHAVLKNVRPERVPDSFQQEVSLKSDALQIAFRKDVQALELRGWRIDEERLARTFTGRKACAIPSPERRQIRAWAIEPIPLVDITHESE
- a CDS encoding MFS transporter, with translation MSPRLLAMALAPLLGLFIVALGNGFLSSLTTLRLDAAGASATMIGVVSSAYFIGLTLGAVFNDRLILRIGHIRAYGSFASLIAVTILLQGLFYDTWGWFALRLINGWATVGVFLVIESWLLLAGDAKIRGRLLALYMIVLYGAGVLGQATLGKITGLSDSAPFMVAGMLASFSVLPIVILPRVSPLLDQVEPLKPRQLLGVTPTGLVGCFGSGVTIAAIYTLLPLYLQRSGLNVGEVGSMMAWTILGAMLLQYPVGRWSDRKDRLQVLTILTVACTLLSLVIVLVPLSTTMLAAMLFLLGGGVFALYPVAVSHAADRAPAEALVPMIQGLLLINSLGSAISPMMISPVMNSFGANGLFWVFALVNLCMVTFFLWRRGKRPVPANPAPFAAAATFSPTGAELRVTEDLRQAVQEHPPMVDALSGEPSPQCETR
- a CDS encoding ZIP family metal transporter, which encodes MPEPLTSSAAPPRSWFARFSESGWGGRVFWSILISVTVFLLISGYGAFVGANKHNLHFAFIGGMTGFAATAMGAVVAIALRDIAARTQDIMLGFAAGMMLAASSFSLILPGIEAAQALCGNPLLAACVVVAGLGLGVALMVGLDRFVPHEHEKSGRRGPDAQRINRVWLFVLAITLHNLPEGMAIGVSFANGDMKVGLPLTTAIAIQDIPEGLAVALALRVTGISALRAALIAVGSGLMEPIGAVVGLGISSSFALGYPIALGLAAGAMIFVVSHEVIPETHRNGHETPATLGLMLGFGVMMFLDTALG
- a CDS encoding DMT family transporter produces the protein MPRPTATQTVPPPYPRYLAVIILLCMGCAFAGNHVAARVAFDDGAGVLLAILMRSGGTLLVLAILVLWQRQNLRLPAGAWRWQLLLGLLITAQSLCLYSAVARVPVALALLVANVFPILLALLTWALGGQRPSARTATLMGLILLGLVFVLDVPGRLSTTTDVSAQWLTGVALAFCAASVFACALWITDHKLSQVRGSVRSLLTIFIVFSSVNLAGLTGALPGGLNLPATSTGWLALATLVVLYGTGFIVLFISVPRLDMPRNAPVMNIEPLATLLMGWIVLDQMLSNGQIFGGVIVVMGIVLLTYRKSVVKAEVKASA